One genomic region from Sphingobacterium sp. UGAL515B_05 encodes:
- a CDS encoding nucleoside-diphosphate kinase — MATNRTFTMIKPDAVANGHIGAILNDIIAGGFKIIAMKYIQLSQETAGAFYAVHKERPFYGELVKFMTSGPIVAAILEKDNAVEDFRTLIGATNPADAAEGTIRNKYAKSIDANAIHGSDSDENAAIEGNFFFSQFERF; from the coding sequence ATGGCAACTAACAGAACTTTTACGATGATCAAACCTGACGCAGTAGCGAATGGTCACATCGGTGCAATCTTAAACGATATCATTGCTGGTGGTTTTAAAATCATTGCAATGAAATACATCCAACTTTCTCAAGAGACAGCTGGTGCATTCTATGCAGTACACAAAGAGCGTCCTTTCTATGGTGAGTTGGTAAAATTTATGACTTCAGGTCCTATCGTTGCTGCAATCTTGGAAAAAGATAATGCTGTTGAAGATTTCCGTACATTGATCGGCGCGACTAATCCTGCTGATGCAGCGGAAGGTACAATCCGTAACAAATATGCTAAATCTATTGACGCAAACGCTATCCATGGATCGGATTCAGATGAGAATGCTGCTATCGAAGGAAACTTCTTCTTCTCTCAATTTGAAAGATTCTAG
- the ruvX gene encoding Holliday junction resolvase RuvX yields MRLMAFDYGTKRIGVAVTDPMQIIATALTTVHPQDIWTYLADYLQTEQVETFVVGKPRQLDGTDSESAQHVVGFIRKLKKTYPTIAVAEIDERFTSKMASAAIAQSGKKKKDRQQKGLIDTVSATIILQSYMDSRNF; encoded by the coding sequence ATGAGATTGATGGCCTTTGATTACGGTACAAAACGAATAGGGGTTGCGGTGACCGATCCAATGCAAATTATCGCTACAGCATTGACGACAGTACATCCGCAAGATATCTGGACATACTTAGCCGATTATTTACAGACAGAACAGGTGGAAACTTTTGTTGTAGGCAAACCACGGCAGCTGGATGGGACTGACTCTGAATCCGCACAACATGTTGTCGGTTTTATTCGGAAGCTGAAGAAGACTTACCCCACGATTGCTGTCGCCGAAATAGATGAGCGTTTTACTTCTAAAATGGCTTCTGCAGCGATTGCACAAAGTGGAAAAAAAAAGAAGGACCGTCAACAAAAAGGACTGATTGATACCGTGTCTGCAACGATCATTTTGCAAAGCTACATGGATAGCCGTAATTTTTAG
- a CDS encoding metallophosphoesterase: protein MLLINACVLLILDFYIFFALRATKIKFPKTKVFSILWWSYSVLLLLGVFISAQYSIPLIVRSVILVAFFLTAASKIFFFLILLIDDIRRGGVWLKRLFTKKRSIEDLVEDAGDPLPENPVKGISRSEFLTKAGILVGASPLIPLSWGIISGAYDYRVRRVPLYLPNLPKAFHGMTIAQISDVHSGSFYNKKAVNGGIDMLLKEKADVTFFTGDIVNAQASEMRGYQDIFARVKSDLGVFSTLGNHDYGDYYYGKEDSPAKRKNLKDVIDVHKIMGWDLLMDENRKIKVDGEELCIVGVQNWGTGRFPKHGDIKKALMGTEEQPVKLLLSHDPSHWRAQVLDTDVDVMFAGHTHGMQFGVRSEMLQWSPVQYIYKEWAGLYRAQQNKRLYVNVGYGFLGYPGRVGILPEITIFELLKAQDPKFKA, encoded by the coding sequence ATGTTGTTGATAAACGCGTGTGTATTACTCATATTGGATTTTTATATTTTCTTTGCGCTCCGCGCAACGAAAATTAAATTTCCCAAAACAAAAGTATTTTCCATCCTCTGGTGGTCTTATTCTGTTTTACTGCTATTGGGAGTTTTTATTTCAGCACAATATAGCATTCCCTTAATCGTACGGTCGGTTATTTTAGTTGCCTTTTTTCTGACTGCCGCATCAAAGATATTTTTCTTTTTGATTTTGTTGATTGATGATATCAGACGCGGTGGTGTGTGGTTAAAACGGCTATTCACAAAAAAGAGATCTATTGAGGACTTAGTTGAAGATGCCGGAGACCCTTTACCGGAAAATCCGGTTAAAGGAATTAGCCGATCCGAGTTTTTGACCAAAGCTGGTATTCTAGTTGGTGCCTCACCCTTGATACCATTGAGCTGGGGTATTATTTCAGGAGCCTATGACTATCGTGTAAGGAGAGTGCCGTTGTATTTGCCAAATTTGCCCAAAGCATTCCATGGAATGACCATCGCGCAGATTTCAGATGTGCACTCGGGATCTTTCTACAATAAAAAAGCTGTCAACGGCGGTATTGATATGCTTTTAAAGGAAAAAGCTGATGTGACATTTTTTACCGGTGATATTGTGAACGCCCAAGCTTCTGAAATGCGGGGCTATCAAGATATTTTTGCTCGTGTGAAATCTGATTTAGGCGTGTTTTCTACATTAGGTAACCACGACTATGGTGACTACTATTATGGTAAAGAAGATTCTCCTGCAAAACGCAAGAACCTCAAGGATGTAATCGATGTTCATAAAATTATGGGCTGGGATCTTTTAATGGATGAAAATCGCAAGATTAAGGTCGACGGCGAAGAGCTTTGTATTGTTGGGGTGCAGAATTGGGGGACAGGTCGTTTTCCGAAACATGGTGATATCAAGAAAGCGTTAATGGGTACCGAAGAGCAGCCTGTCAAGTTGCTGTTGTCTCACGATCCTTCGCATTGGCGGGCACAGGTATTGGATACCGATGTGGATGTGATGTTTGCCGGACATACACATGGTATGCAATTTGGTGTACGATCCGAGATGTTGCAATGGAGTCCGGTACAATATATTTATAAAGAATGGGCAGGGCTTTATCGTGCACAACAGAACAAACGATTATACGTGAATGTAGGCTATGGCTTTTTGGGTTATCCAGGACGCGTTGGAATTCTACCTGAAATTACCATATTCGAATTGTTAAAAGCGCAAGACCCAAAGTTTAAAGCCTAA
- a CDS encoding 4-hydroxy-3-methylbut-2-enyl diphosphate reductase: MALNLTVDIDKDSGFCFGVVYAIDMAEEILEEDGYLYCLGDIVHNDEEVARLKAKGLRIIDHAALPTLRNEKVLIRAHGEAPETYRVALENNITLIDASCPVVLKLQNRIKTSFDQEEKILIFGKHGHAEVIGLQGQTNNEALVFQDIAELDQVELPASFTLYSQTTKSVDKFYAIKDELIKRGYEVKANDTICRQVSNRYEDLGAFARQYDKIVFVSGKKSSNGKVLFEVCQNANPASYFISDPAELDASVFAENDRIGICGATSTPMWLMKDVKASLEAL; encoded by the coding sequence ATGGCATTAAATCTAACAGTAGACATCGATAAAGACTCAGGCTTTTGCTTTGGGGTGGTATACGCTATTGATATGGCGGAGGAGATCTTGGAGGAGGATGGATATCTTTATTGTTTGGGGGATATCGTTCATAATGATGAGGAAGTTGCTCGATTGAAAGCAAAAGGCTTACGTATTATCGATCATGCCGCTCTGCCGACCTTGCGTAATGAAAAGGTATTGATCCGTGCTCATGGTGAAGCTCCCGAAACTTATCGTGTTGCTTTGGAAAACAACATTACCCTGATAGATGCCTCTTGTCCAGTGGTGCTCAAGCTGCAGAACCGTATAAAAACATCGTTCGATCAAGAGGAGAAAATTCTAATCTTTGGGAAGCATGGACATGCTGAAGTGATCGGTTTACAGGGGCAGACAAATAATGAAGCCTTAGTTTTTCAGGATATTGCCGAATTGGATCAAGTCGAATTGCCGGCCTCATTTACCCTATACAGCCAAACAACAAAAAGCGTGGATAAATTTTATGCCATCAAAGACGAACTGATTAAGCGCGGGTATGAAGTGAAGGCCAATGATACCATCTGTCGACAAGTTTCCAATCGATACGAGGATCTTGGCGCTTTTGCCAGACAATACGATAAGATAGTCTTTGTATCGGGCAAGAAATCCTCCAATGGAAAGGTGCTGTTTGAAGTTTGTCAAAACGCCAATCCCGCGAGTTATTTTATTTCTGATCCAGCTGAATTAGATGCATCGGTCTTTGCTGAAAACGATCGTATAGGTATCTGTGGCGCTACTTCTACGCCAATGTGGTTGATGAAGGACGTAAAAGCAAGTTTAGAAGCATTATAG
- the ybeY gene encoding rRNA maturation RNase YbeY translates to MKSILFFTEDTDFKLKEKGKIRQWIADAIKSEGFKRVGELSFILCSDAYLLEINKQYLNHDTYTDIVTFDSSEDDDTIAGDIFISVERIQENAAKFKVDVRDELHRVIIHGVMHLCGYPDKKPADKAKMTAKEDEYLGKRNF, encoded by the coding sequence ATGAAGAGCATATTATTTTTTACCGAGGATACGGATTTCAAATTAAAAGAAAAGGGAAAGATTCGTCAATGGATTGCTGATGCTATCAAATCCGAAGGATTTAAACGTGTTGGCGAATTGAGCTTTATCCTTTGCTCGGATGCTTACTTACTAGAAATCAATAAGCAGTATTTAAATCACGATACCTATACTGATATCGTGACCTTTGATTCTTCCGAAGATGACGACACCATCGCTGGTGATATTTTTATCAGCGTGGAACGTATTCAGGAGAATGCTGCGAAATTTAAGGTTGATGTGCGTGACGAGCTTCATCGGGTTATTATTCATGGTGTAATGCACCTGTGTGGCTATCCGGATAAAAAGCCGGCAGATAAAGCCAAGATGACCGCCAAGGAAGATGAGTATCTAGGTAAAAGAAACTTTTAA
- the hemH gene encoding ferrochelatase — protein sequence MSNKGKKGILLVQLGTPDSPTTPDVKKYLTEFLMDPRVIDIPYFQRTLLVKGIIARTRAPKSAKVYATIWDKETGSPLMHYSILQRDLLQEALGEEYHVELAMRYQNPSIEAALKNMEGLFLESIRVIPLFPQYASATSGSVIDRVMELIRKWNYLPEISFVSNFCTDDLMAETYADHARRHDLESFDHFVFSYHGLPVRQLGKVDPTGQLKCPESGCDSCKTTANSYCYLSQCYATTRAIAAKLGLKKEQYSLCFQSRLGKEPWIQPYTSDLLHDLAAKGYKKLLIFSPAFVADCIETIDEIGVEYANEFKQLGGEEVCLVESLNDDPKWIESLKQLALNAKN from the coding sequence ATGAGCAATAAAGGTAAAAAAGGTATTCTTTTAGTACAATTGGGTACACCTGATAGTCCCACTACTCCAGATGTAAAAAAGTATTTAACGGAGTTTTTAATGGATCCACGTGTCATTGATATTCCCTATTTTCAACGAACCTTATTGGTGAAGGGAATTATTGCACGTACACGTGCTCCCAAATCTGCAAAAGTATATGCAACGATCTGGGATAAAGAAACGGGATCACCTTTGATGCATTACAGTATTTTGCAACGTGATCTGCTTCAAGAAGCATTGGGGGAAGAATACCATGTTGAATTAGCGATGCGTTACCAAAACCCATCGATTGAGGCTGCATTGAAAAATATGGAAGGCTTATTTTTGGAGTCCATTCGCGTAATCCCTTTATTTCCACAGTACGCTTCGGCAACATCGGGCTCGGTCATTGATCGTGTCATGGAACTAATCCGCAAATGGAATTATCTGCCGGAAATCAGTTTCGTAAGCAATTTCTGCACAGACGATTTGATGGCAGAAACTTATGCAGATCATGCCCGCAGGCACGATCTGGAAAGTTTTGACCATTTTGTCTTTAGCTATCATGGCCTTCCTGTGCGACAGCTTGGCAAAGTGGATCCGACAGGTCAGCTCAAATGCCCCGAATCAGGTTGTGATTCCTGTAAAACAACTGCCAATTCATACTGTTATCTCTCGCAATGCTATGCAACAACACGGGCGATAGCTGCCAAGCTTGGGTTAAAAAAAGAACAATATTCGCTTTGCTTTCAATCCAGGTTAGGTAAAGAGCCCTGGATACAGCCATATACCTCGGATTTGTTGCACGACCTTGCCGCGAAAGGTTATAAGAAGTTATTAATTTTCAGTCCTGCTTTTGTGGCGGATTGTATCGAGACCATTGATGAAATTGGCGTGGAATATGCTAATGAATTTAAGCAGTTGGGTGGAGAAGAGGTTTGTTTGGTAGAAAGTCTTAATGATGATCCCAAATGGATCGAGTCTTTAAAACAATTGGCACTCAATGCCAAAAATTAA